CGACTTCTCGACGACGAAGGCGGAAATGCCCTTGGAGCGCTTGGCCGGGTCCGTGACCGCCATCACCGTGTAGAACTCGGACTCGCCCGCGTTGGTGATCCAGCGCTTCACGCCGTTGAGGACGTAGTGGTCGCCGTCGCGGACGGCTTTCGTCTTCATGCCGGCGGCGTCGGAGCCGGCGTCCGGCTCGGACAGGCAGTACGAGAACATGCCGTCGCCCTTGGCGAGCGGGGCCATGTACTTCTTCTTCAGCTCCTCGGAGCCGGAGAGGATCACCGGGAGCGAGCCCAGCTTGTTCACCGCGGGGATGAGGGAGGACGAGGCGCAGACGCGTGCGACCTCCTCGATCACTATGACGGTCGCCAGGGCGTCGGCGCCCGAGCCGCCGTACTCCTCGGGTACGTGCACGGCGTGCAGGTCGTTCGCGACCAGCGCCTCGAGCGCCTCCTGCGGGAAGCGTGCCTCCTCGTCCACCGCGGCGGCGTACGGCGCGATCTTCGCCTCGGCCAGCGAGCGGACGGCGTCACGGAGCATGTCGTGCTCCTCGGACGGGCGGTACAGGTCGAAGTCAGCCGATCCGGCCAAGGTCTCT
The genomic region above belongs to Streptomyces coeruleorubidus and contains:
- a CDS encoding acyl-CoA dehydrogenase, which codes for MAGSADFDLYRPSEEHDMLRDAVRSLAEAKIAPYAAAVDEEARFPQEALEALVANDLHAVHVPEEYGGSGADALATVIVIEEVARVCASSSLIPAVNKLGSLPVILSGSEELKKKYMAPLAKGDGMFSYCLSEPDAGSDAAGMKTKAVRDGDHYVLNGVKRWITNAGESEFYTVMAVTDPAKRSKGISAFVVEKSDEGVSFGAPEKKLGIKGSPTREVYLDNVRIPADRMIGEEGSGFATAMKTLDHTRITIAAQALGIAQGALDYAKGYVKERKQFGKPIADFQGIQFMLADMAMKISAARALTYQAAAASERGDTDLTYLGAAAKCFASDVAMEVTTDAVQLLGGYGYTRDYPVERMMRDAKITQIYEGTNQVQRIVMARNLP